In Oscillatoria acuminata PCC 6304, a single window of DNA contains:
- a CDS encoding ATP-binding sensor histidine kinase, with the protein MSLALSGYQIGQAIYTGARTLVYQGQRESDNKFVIIKFFSAQYPTFGELLQFRNQYTIAKNLDIPGIVQPLSLERLGNSYALVMEDWGGLSLSQYCQQQSLNLAEVLDVALQLATILHDLHQQRVIHKDIKPANVLIHPESKQVKLIDFSIASLLPKETQEIQNPNILEGTLAYLAPEQTGRMNRGIDYRADFYALGVTLYQLLSGQLPFESDDPLELLHCHIAKVPVPVEQVNPSVPGMVGAIVAKLMAKNAEDRYQSALGLQHDLQECLNQWQARGEISEFVLGQRDLSDRFNIPEKLYGREQEVQTLLKAFERVSQGASELMLVAGFSGIGKTVVVNEVHKPITQQKGYFIKGKFDQFNRNIPLSAFVQALRDLMGQLLCESDAQLAQWKARILDAVGENGQVLIEVIPELEQVIGPQPPAPELSGSAVQNRFNLFFQKFIQVFTTATHPLVIFLDDLQWTDSASLQLLKVLMDDNGYLLVLGAYRDNEVSPAHPLMLMIEELKKAGTIVNSITLAPLTLEHTNHLITDTLKCDRELAKPLTQLVDRKTQGNPFFTTQFLKVLHEDGYITFDRDRGYWQCDMAQVNALALTDDIVEFMIWKLQKLSENTQKIFKLAACIGNQFDLATLTIIAQQSETEVTTALWPALQNGLILPQSGIYKFYLGDVDNQPQPSKQTLNYRFLHDRVQQAAYALIEESNKQLAHFNIGTLLLQNSSVKEKEERIFSIVKHLNISRALIEQLTERLDLIELNFQAAQKAKAATAYNAAMEYLTIGIELLPQNSWNYYYEKTLALHSDITEVAYLKTDFEQMEHWASLVLHHAKTLLDTIQVQKTQILSAKAQGKLIDSITLGLQVLNELGITFPKQPTQADIEQAFGVTHALWNNKAPLTLLELPAMTDPRLLAAMEILTVLVSAAYMAAPQFMPLFIFKQVELSIQSGNSPVSIFSYGDYGLVLTNMIGDPINGYEFGELALSLLEKLQATTFKCRSWYVIHTYIKHWKTSLSDMLSPLQEAYYSGLETGDIESLCLNAVIYCVYACHAGQNLGDLSQTMEAYRKIIIQYKQSFCLAFHEIYQQTILNLLGCNHSPSQLTGEIFNQEKILPQLHATNQRTALFFWYLNQSILAYLFEQNSYAVQVSNQVSQYLDGGMGQFMTCLYPFFDALIQLTQFGETVTDEERHTILLKVQQHQKHLNNWAALAPMNHQHRCQLIEAERCRVLGQLYEAGDFYDQSIASAKANGFIQDEALANELAAKFYLDWGKEKVAAGYMQEAYYCYTRWGAKAKVEDLEKRYPQLLHPILQAANQPLTLLETLTSITAPAYSIHATSSKSASSSSINQTLDFAALLQISRTFASTIALDELLQTLTQTMLENSGADQCALILCEDSQWQVRVMANLEQVTLQSIPLENNPSVPVKLIQYVKNTMTTVAIDDLKTDLPVIDDYLRRHQPKSVLCLPILNQGNLRAILYLENCSTRGVFSGDRILILNFLCTQAAISLENARLYQQTQEKEAQYRGIFEAVSDGLLITDLETGKIMDTNPAYYQLHGYSYSEILSLNPLDFIPPNRHDKFATFLATVKAGQLFTCEAICKKQDGTPFYIELISVPFIYNGKCCGLSVIRNVTERKQMELSIQEKNRNLEQAMAELQYAQMQMIQSEKMSALGNLVAGVAHEVNNPIGFLNGSINNAKEYMQNLLDYIALYQQHHPNPVTAVQEKAEDIDLKFINKDLPKLLNSMQGATDRIKGISTSLRTFSRADTEHKIKANLHEGIDSTLLILKYRLKANQFRPEIKVIANYCEITSIECFPGQLNQVFMNILANAIDMFDEMAQGRSFKELEANPQQITICTVATENQMQISIRDNGQGMSEAVKARIFDHLFTTKAVGKGTGLGLAIARQIVVETHGGKLEVNSQIGQGTEFVISLPQS; encoded by the coding sequence ATGAGCTTAGCACTATCGGGTTATCAGATTGGACAAGCGATTTACACAGGTGCGAGAACCCTTGTCTATCAAGGACAGCGAGAATCTGACAATAAATTTGTCATTATTAAGTTCTTCAGCGCCCAATACCCCACTTTCGGTGAACTATTACAGTTTCGCAATCAATATACGATCGCCAAAAACCTTGACATCCCAGGGATTGTGCAACCCTTGAGCCTGGAACGCCTGGGTAATAGCTATGCCTTGGTCATGGAAGATTGGGGTGGGTTGTCCTTAAGCCAATATTGTCAGCAGCAGTCGCTCAATCTAGCTGAGGTGTTGGATGTCGCCCTCCAACTAGCCACCATCCTCCACGACTTGCACCAGCAGCGAGTCATCCACAAAGACATCAAACCCGCCAATGTCCTGATCCATCCCGAATCCAAACAAGTCAAGCTCATCGATTTTAGTATTGCTTCTTTGTTGCCGAAGGAAACCCAGGAAATCCAGAACCCGAATATCTTAGAAGGGACTTTGGCTTATCTCGCGCCTGAACAAACGGGGCGGATGAATCGTGGTATTGATTATCGTGCTGACTTCTATGCTTTGGGCGTGACCCTGTATCAACTGTTGAGTGGTCAGTTGCCGTTTGAGTCTGATGACCCCCTGGAATTGCTGCATTGTCATATCGCCAAAGTACCTGTACCCGTTGAGCAGGTGAATCCGTCGGTGCCTGGGATGGTTGGGGCGATCGTGGCGAAACTGATGGCGAAAAATGCCGAAGATCGCTATCAAAGTGCCTTGGGACTCCAGCATGATTTACAAGAATGCCTCAATCAATGGCAAGCAAGAGGTGAGATTAGTGAGTTTGTTTTGGGTCAGCGAGATTTGAGCGATCGCTTCAATATCCCTGAAAAACTCTACGGTCGAGAACAAGAAGTCCAAACCCTGCTCAAAGCCTTTGAGCGAGTCTCCCAGGGTGCATCCGAACTGATGCTGGTGGCAGGATTCTCCGGAATTGGCAAAACTGTCGTGGTGAATGAAGTCCACAAACCGATTACGCAGCAAAAAGGCTACTTTATCAAAGGTAAATTTGACCAGTTCAATCGCAACATTCCCCTTTCGGCTTTTGTCCAGGCATTACGGGATTTAATGGGGCAATTGCTCTGTGAGTCCGATGCTCAATTAGCCCAATGGAAGGCTCGGATTCTCGACGCAGTGGGTGAAAACGGGCAAGTTTTGATTGAAGTGATTCCCGAATTAGAGCAGGTCATCGGCCCGCAGCCCCCCGCCCCCGAACTATCGGGCAGTGCTGTGCAGAATCGCTTTAACCTGTTTTTCCAAAAGTTTATCCAGGTTTTTACCACCGCTACGCATCCCTTGGTGATTTTTCTGGATGACTTGCAGTGGACCGATTCGGCTTCGCTACAGTTGCTGAAAGTCTTGATGGATGACAACGGCTATCTATTGGTGTTGGGAGCCTATCGGGATAACGAAGTCTCGCCCGCCCACCCGTTGATGCTCATGATCGAGGAATTGAAAAAAGCCGGCACAATTGTCAACAGTATTACACTTGCCCCATTAACCCTGGAGCATACCAATCATCTGATTACGGATACCTTGAAGTGTGACCGAGAGTTAGCAAAACCCTTGACACAACTGGTCGATCGCAAAACCCAAGGGAATCCCTTTTTTACGACGCAATTCCTCAAGGTATTACATGAAGATGGATATATTACCTTTGATCGCGATCGGGGCTATTGGCAATGTGATATGGCTCAAGTCAATGCTCTCGCCCTCACCGATGATATAGTGGAGTTTATGATCTGGAAATTACAAAAATTGTCAGAAAACACCCAAAAAATATTTAAGTTAGCTGCTTGTATTGGAAATCAATTTGATTTAGCAACATTGACGATCATTGCTCAACAGTCTGAAACTGAAGTAACAACAGCTCTGTGGCCTGCATTACAAAATGGATTGATTCTGCCCCAAAGTGGGATTTACAAATTCTATTTGGGTGATGTGGATAACCAACCTCAGCCATCCAAACAGACCCTGAATTATCGTTTTTTGCACGATCGCGTTCAACAAGCTGCTTATGCCTTAATTGAAGAGAGTAACAAACAACTGGCTCACTTCAATATTGGAACATTACTGCTTCAGAACTCCTCCGTCAAAGAAAAGGAAGAACGAATCTTTTCCATCGTTAAACATTTGAATATTAGTCGAGCCTTAATTGAACAACTGACGGAACGATTAGATTTGATTGAACTCAATTTCCAAGCCGCGCAAAAAGCCAAAGCTGCCACGGCCTACAATGCTGCAATGGAATATTTGACGATTGGTATTGAACTGTTACCTCAAAATAGCTGGAATTATTATTATGAAAAGACTTTAGCCCTACATAGTGACATCACTGAGGTTGCTTATCTCAAGACTGATTTTGAGCAGATGGAACATTGGGCAAGTTTGGTATTACACCATGCAAAAACTTTGCTTGATACTATTCAAGTCCAGAAAACACAGATTCTTAGCGCTAAAGCCCAAGGAAAACTGATAGACTCTATCACACTGGGGTTACAAGTCTTAAACGAGTTAGGAATCACATTTCCAAAACAGCCTACCCAAGCGGATATTGAACAAGCCTTTGGGGTAACCCACGCTCTGTGGAACAATAAAGCACCGCTGACGTTGCTGGAACTCCCGGCAATGACAGATCCCCGATTACTAGCCGCCATGGAAATTCTGACGGTTTTAGTGTCTGCTGCCTACATGGCTGCACCTCAATTTATGCCTTTATTCATTTTTAAGCAGGTTGAACTCTCGATTCAATCGGGAAATTCTCCGGTTTCAATCTTTAGCTATGGAGACTATGGCCTCGTCCTAACAAACATGATTGGCGATCCGATCAATGGTTATGAGTTTGGGGAACTCGCCCTTAGCTTATTAGAAAAGCTACAGGCAACGACCTTTAAATGCCGTTCCTGGTATGTCATTCACACTTATATCAAACATTGGAAAACCAGTTTGTCAGATATGCTTTCTCCACTCCAAGAAGCCTATTACAGTGGCTTAGAAACAGGAGATATTGAATCACTCTGTTTAAATGCAGTTATTTATTGTGTATATGCTTGTCATGCGGGTCAAAACTTAGGCGATCTCTCACAGACAATGGAAGCATATCGGAAAATTATCATTCAATATAAACAATCATTTTGTCTTGCCTTTCACGAGATTTATCAACAAACCATCTTGAACTTACTGGGATGCAACCACTCTCCTTCCCAATTAACGGGAGAAATTTTTAATCAAGAAAAAATACTGCCCCAACTCCATGCAACCAATCAACGGACAGCGTTATTCTTTTGGTACTTAAACCAATCTATTTTAGCGTACCTTTTTGAACAAAATAGTTATGCTGTACAGGTCTCTAACCAGGTATCTCAGTATCTAGATGGTGGGATGGGGCAATTTATGACTTGTCTCTATCCTTTTTTTGATGCTCTGATTCAATTAACCCAGTTTGGAGAAACGGTCACAGATGAAGAACGTCATACGATTCTACTCAAAGTGCAACAGCACCAAAAACATCTCAATAACTGGGCTGCCTTAGCACCGATGAATCATCAGCACCGCTGTCAATTAATTGAGGCAGAACGGTGCCGGGTTCTCGGTCAGCTTTATGAAGCTGGCGACTTTTATGATCAATCGATCGCTAGTGCCAAAGCAAACGGTTTTATTCAGGATGAAGCACTAGCCAATGAACTTGCTGCTAAATTCTACCTGGACTGGGGTAAAGAAAAAGTCGCAGCCGGCTATATGCAAGAAGCGTACTACTGCTATACCCGTTGGGGAGCCAAAGCCAAAGTCGAGGATTTAGAAAAACGCTATCCCCAATTGCTGCATCCCATCCTGCAAGCGGCTAACCAACCCCTCACCCTTTTAGAAACCCTGACGAGTATCACGGCTCCTGCCTACTCCATCCATGCCACCTCCAGTAAAAGTGCATCCAGCAGCAGCATTAATCAAACCCTGGATTTTGCGGCCCTGCTGCAAATTTCTCGGACCTTCGCCAGCACGATCGCCCTGGATGAACTGCTGCAAACTCTAACCCAGACGATGCTGGAAAACTCTGGGGCAGACCAGTGCGCCTTGATACTCTGTGAAGATAGCCAATGGCAAGTGCGAGTTATGGCGAACCTGGAGCAAGTGACATTGCAATCTATACCCCTAGAGAATAACCCCAGCGTTCCCGTCAAGTTGATCCAGTATGTAAAGAACACTATGACGACGGTGGCGATCGACGACCTCAAGACAGACCTGCCCGTGATTGACGATTACCTGCGCCGCCATCAGCCTAAGAGTGTATTATGTTTACCGATTCTCAATCAGGGCAATTTACGAGCGATTCTGTATCTGGAAAATTGCTCGACCCGGGGTGTATTCAGCGGCGATCGCATCCTCATTCTCAACTTCCTTTGTACCCAAGCTGCCATTTCCCTAGAAAATGCTCGACTTTATCAACAAACTCAAGAGAAGGAAGCCCAGTATCGGGGGATTTTTGAAGCGGTGAGCGATGGGCTGTTAATTACTGACTTAGAAACTGGCAAAATAATGGATACTAACCCTGCCTATTATCAGCTTCATGGCTATTCCTACAGCGAGATTTTGAGTTTGAACCCCTTAGACTTCATCCCTCCTAACCGTCATGATAAGTTTGCCACCTTTCTAGCGACTGTCAAGGCTGGACAGTTATTTACCTGTGAGGCCATTTGTAAAAAACAGGATGGGACTCCTTTTTATATTGAACTCATATCAGTTCCTTTCATTTATAATGGTAAGTGTTGTGGCTTATCTGTCATTCGGAATGTGACCGAACGCAAGCAGATGGAGCTTTCTATCCAGGAGAAAAATCGCAACCTAGAACAGGCAATGGCTGAGCTACAATACGCGCAAATGCAAATGATCCAAAGTGAAAAAATGTCAGCATTAGGGAATCTGGTTGCTGGGGTTGCTCATGAAGTGAATAATCCTATTGGCTTTCTCAATGGCAGTATCAATAACGCCAAAGAATATATGCAAAATTTGCTGGACTATATTGCCCTATATCAACAACATCACCCTAATCCAGTCACTGCTGTTCAAGAAAAAGCGGAAGATATCGATCTGAAATTCATCAACAAAGACTTACCCAAGCTACTCAACTCGATGCAAGGGGCAACCGATCGCATCAAAGGTATCAGCACCAGCCTCCGCACCTTCTCCCGTGCTGATACGGAACATAAAATTAAAGCGAATTTACATGAGGGGATTGACAGTACCCTGCTGATTTTGAAATACCGCCTCAAGGCTAATCAGTTTCGTCCGGAGATCAAGGTGATCGCTAATTATTGTGAAATCACGTCTATCGAGTGTTTTCCCGGTCAATTGAATCAGGTATTTATGAATATTCTGGCCAATGCGATCGATATGTTTGATGAGATGGCACAAGGGCGATCGTTCAAGGAATTAGAAGCCAATCCCCAACAGATTACGATTTGCACGGTGGCGACGGAAAATCAAATGCAGATTTCAATTCGGGATAATGGTCAAGGCATGAGCGAAGCGGTAAAAGCCCGGATATTTGACCATTTATTTACCACTAAAGCAGTGGGGAAAGGAACGGGCTTAGGATTGGCGATCGCCCGTCAAATTGTCGTGGAGACCCACGGAGGCAAATTAGAGGTCAACTCTCAAATTGGTCAAGGGACAGAATTTGTGATTAGCCTGCCCCAAAGCTGA